The genomic segment TCATCTATGTCACGGCCGAGATCCTGCCGGTCGGTGCGCTGTCCGCGATCTCCCGCGACCTGCATGTCAGCGTCGTCTACGTCGGCACCCTGCTGACGTGGTATGCACTGGTCGCGGCCCTGACGACGGTTCCGCTGGTGCGCTGGACGGCGCACTGGCCGCGCCGCCGCGCCCTGATGCTCAGTCTGACTTGCCTGACCGTCTCGCAGGCCATCTCGGCGCTGGCGCCCACCTTCGGGGTGCTGGCGGCCGGACGCGTGCTGTGCGCGTTCACGCACGGCCTGCTGTGGGCGGTGATCGCCCCGATCGCCACCCGGCTGGTGCCGGCCAGCCACGCGGGCCGCGCGACGACCTCGATCTATGTCGGGACCAGCCTGGCTCTGGTGGTCGGTAGCCCGCTCACGGCGGCGTTGAGCCTGATGTGGGGCTGGCGGCTGGCGGTGGTGTGTGTGCTGGTCGCCGCGGTCATCGTGACGATCGCCGCCCGGGCGATGCTGCCGCAAATGGTGCTCACGCAGGACCAGCTGGCCTGCGTCGGCCCGCGGTCGCGCCACCACCGCAACCCGCGGTTGATCACCGTCAGCCTGCTCGCGATGGTCGCGGTGACCGGCCATTTCGTCTCCTACACGTACATCTCGGTGGTCATCCGCGACGTCGTCGGCGTCCGCGGACCGAACCAGGCCTGGTTGCTGGCGGCCTACGGCATGGCGGGACTGCTGTCGGTGCCGCTGGTGGCGCGGCCGCTGGACCGGCGGCCCCGGCGCGCCATCATCCTGTGCATGGCGGGCCTGACCGCCGCGTTCGTGGTGCTGACCGTATTGGCGTTCGGCGATCGCACCACCACCGCGGCGAGCGCGCTGGTCGGGACCGCCGCGATCGTGCTGTGGGGAGCGATGGCGACCGCGGTGTCGCCCATGATGCAATCCGCCGCGATGCGCAACGGCGCCGACGATCCCGATGGCGCGTCCGGCCTGTACGTGACGGCGTTCCAGGTCGGCATCATGGCCGGGTCGCTGTCCGGTGGCTTGTTGTACGAGCACAGCGTGGCGACGATGCTCACCGCGTCGGCGGGTTTGATGGGCATCGCGCTGGTCGGCATTGCGGTCAACAAGCGCATGCTCGACGTTGCTCCGGTAAGCTCACGCGATTCATAGTCGGGCAGTTCACGGTGCCAAAATGGGTGCCGTAGCGGTGTCGTGCCCGGCCCGGATTAGGTAGCTGGGGGCGCCGCTATGCCACACTGGGGTCCAGCAACTGACTGGAGGTATGCATATGTCGGGCTGGACGAGGGCAAGCCTCTTCGCGGCTCTGAACGCAGCCGGCGTCGCCGCTGTGCTGGTGCTGGGCGCCGGGCCGGCGCTGGCCGATCCGGACCCGGTTCCCGCCGATCCGAACGTGGTCGCGGCGCCCCCCGCGCCGGCTCCGCCGCCGTTCGAGCTGCCGCCGCTGCCGGGATTGCCGCCCCCGCCGCCGGGTGACGCGCCGCCTCCGTGGGCGCCGCCCGGCGCCGTGCCGGCCGCGGCCGGTGTTGCCGACGGGCAGGACCCGACTCCGTTCACCGGCACCGCGCCGTTCGGGACGCCCACGTTCGTGCCGAAGACCGGCTCGATGGTGGGTGTCGCGCAGCCGATCATCATCAACTTCCCGGGACGGGTCGACGACGCCGGCGCCGCCCAAGCCGCCGTGCACGTCTCGTCGATCCCGCCGGTCCCGGGCAAGTTCTACTGGATGACCCCGACCCAGCTGCGCTGGCGCCCGATCAACTTCTGGCCCGCCAACACCGCGGTCAACATCGACGCCGGCGGCACCAAGTCGAGTTTCCGGACCGGAGACCAGCTGATCGCCACGGCCGACGACTCGACTCACCAGTTGACGGTGACCCGCAACGGCACCCTGGAGAAGACCATCCCGATGTCGATGGGGATGACCTCCGGTAACCACCAGACCCCCAACGGCACGTACTACGTGCAAGAGAAGATGCCGTCGGTGGTGATGGACTCCTCGACCTACGGGGTGCCCGTCAACTCGACCTACGGCTACAAGGTGACCGTCGAGCTGGCCGTTCGGTTCGACAACGTGGGCGACTTCGTGCACAGCGCGCCGTGGTCGGTGGACGACCAGGGCAAGCGCGACGTCAGTCACGGCTGCATCAACATCAGCCCCAGCAACGCCAGGTGGTTTTTCGACAACTTCGGTCCCGGGGATCCGATCATCGTGAAGAACTCCAGTGGCGGGTCGTACAAGAAGAACGACGGCTCCAGCGACTGGATCACCAACTAGCCCGCGGCGGCCGCGTCGAGATTGTTCGTGACGACGACGCGGTCCTCGGTGCCCCGACGTGTCGGCCCCGATTCGGTTGGCTTGGTTGGTGATTCGCGCGCAGAAGCGTCGGGCGCGGCACGTCGACTGACAGGCTGAAGGTGTCCGCACGGTGGTAAGTGCGGACGGTGTCATGCGCCTGCTTGGCGACGACTTGACGGTCGGGTCCGATCACCATCGCGGCGGGAGGTGTTGCCGTCAAAGCCTTTTCGATACGGGTGTCGCCGTCGGCGACCGCCCGGATAGCAATCTCGTCACCGCAATGTGTTCGAGGTGCGGTGGGCCGCTGGTAGTGAAGCCGCCGAAGATCGTTGCGGCGCCACGAGCTGCCGCAACGCCTGATTACCGCCAATTCAGCCCGAGAGCTTCCGCCTTACGGCCGGTTATGTATAGCATCATACATAAGCCGAAAAGGGGTGGCGATGCGCAGTCCACGTGAGCGGATGGTGATCTCCGCTGCGCTGTTGATCCGGGAACGGGGCGCACACGCCACCGCGATCTCCGACGTTCTCGAGCACAGCGGGGCGCCGCGCGGTTCGGCCTATCACTACTTCCCGGGTGGTCGCACCCAGCTGCTCTGCGAGGCGGTCGACTACGCCGGCGAACACGTCGGCGCCATTATCGGCAAGGCCTGCAGCAGCCTCGACCTGCTGGACACGCTGATCGACAAGTACCGCCGCCAGTTGCTCGACAGCGATTACCGGGCCGGTTGCCCGATCGTGGCGGTCTCCGTCGAGTCGGGCTTCGAAACCGACGATGCACAGGACCGCGAGCGGATGGCCCCCGTCATCGAACGGGCGGCCGCGGTGTTCGACCGGTGGAACGGCCAGGTCGCGCAGCGGCTGATCGCCGACGGCATACCTGCGGTGCAGGCAAGCGAACTCGCGGTGCTGACCACCTCGGCGCTCGAGGGCGCCATCGTGTTGGCCCGGGTGCGGCGCGACGTGGCGCCGCTGGATCTCATTCACCGTCAGCTGCGCAATTCGCTGCTGGCTGCCTTGAAGAAGTAGCTCGAAAGGAAGTCCCGCGATGGCCGCTGATTGGCAGTCGACCGCATGCATCCTCTGCGAATGCAACTGCGGCATCGTCGTACAAGTCGAAGATCGCACGCTGTCGCGCATCCGCGGCGACAAGAACCACCCGGCATCGCAGGGTTACACCTGCAACAAGGCGCTGCGGCTGGACCACTACCAGAACAACCGCGCCCGACTGACCTCGCCGATGCGCCGCCGCCCCGACGGCAGCTACGAGGAAATCGATTGGGACACCGCGATTGTCGAGATCGCCGAGGGTTTCAAGCGCATCCGCGACAGCTACGGCGGCGACAAGATCTTCTACTACGGCGGCGGCGGGCAGGGCAACCACCTGGGCGGGGCCTACAGCGGCGCCTTCCTCAAGGCATTGGGGTCGAAGTACCGCTCGAATGCGTTGGCACAGGAGAAGACCGGCGAAGCCTGGGTGGATGCGCAGCTGTACGGCGGCCACACCCGGGGCGAGTTCGAGCACGCCGAAGTGTCGGTGTTCGTCGGAAAGAATCCGTGGATGTCGCAGAGCTTCCCCCGGGCCCGGGTAGTGCTCAACGAGATCGCCAAGGACCCCAACCGATCGCTGATCGTAATCGACCCCGTCGTCACCGACACGGCGAAGATGTCCGACTTCCATCTGCGGGTACGACCGGGCACCGACGCCTGGTGCCTGGCCGCTCTGGCCGCCGTGCTGGTTCAGGAAAACCTATGCAACGAAGCGTTTCTCGCCGAGCATGTGCACGGTGTCGAGGCCGTGCGTGACGCGTTGCGCGATGTACCGGTCGCAGACTACGCGCAGCGCTGCGGTGTGGACGAGGAGTTGTTGCGGACCGCCGCGCGGCGCATCGGCTCCGCGGAGAGCGTCTCGGTAT from the Mycobacterium lentiflavum genome contains:
- a CDS encoding L,D-transpeptidase, which gives rise to MSGWTRASLFAALNAAGVAAVLVLGAGPALADPDPVPADPNVVAAPPAPAPPPFELPPLPGLPPPPPGDAPPPWAPPGAVPAAAGVADGQDPTPFTGTAPFGTPTFVPKTGSMVGVAQPIIINFPGRVDDAGAAQAAVHVSSIPPVPGKFYWMTPTQLRWRPINFWPANTAVNIDAGGTKSSFRTGDQLIATADDSTHQLTVTRNGTLEKTIPMSMGMTSGNHQTPNGTYYVQEKMPSVVMDSSTYGVPVNSTYGYKVTVELAVRFDNVGDFVHSAPWSVDDQGKRDVSHGCINISPSNARWFFDNFGPGDPIIVKNSSGGSYKKNDGSSDWITN
- a CDS encoding MFS transporter, producing the protein MTAETGTATATARTWTPRIAVQLAVLAAAAFIYVTAEILPVGALSAISRDLHVSVVYVGTLLTWYALVAALTTVPLVRWTAHWPRRRALMLSLTCLTVSQAISALAPTFGVLAAGRVLCAFTHGLLWAVIAPIATRLVPASHAGRATTSIYVGTSLALVVGSPLTAALSLMWGWRLAVVCVLVAAVIVTIAARAMLPQMVLTQDQLACVGPRSRHHRNPRLITVSLLAMVAVTGHFVSYTYISVVIRDVVGVRGPNQAWLLAAYGMAGLLSVPLVARPLDRRPRRAIILCMAGLTAAFVVLTVLAFGDRTTTAASALVGTAAIVLWGAMATAVSPMMQSAAMRNGADDPDGASGLYVTAFQVGIMAGSLSGGLLYEHSVATMLTASAGLMGIALVGIAVNKRMLDVAPVSSRDS
- a CDS encoding TetR/AcrR family transcriptional regulator; the encoded protein is MRSPRERMVISAALLIRERGAHATAISDVLEHSGAPRGSAYHYFPGGRTQLLCEAVDYAGEHVGAIIGKACSSLDLLDTLIDKYRRQLLDSDYRAGCPIVAVSVESGFETDDAQDRERMAPVIERAAAVFDRWNGQVAQRLIADGIPAVQASELAVLTTSALEGAIVLARVRRDVAPLDLIHRQLRNSLLAALKK